Proteins from one Bufo gargarizans isolate SCDJY-AF-19 chromosome 8, ASM1485885v1, whole genome shotgun sequence genomic window:
- the LOC122944956 gene encoding noggin-2-like produces the protein MKRINLPQAVLLCSCLVLVHHQGSCQPFLRFRPSPSGDLPVLPVIEQPDPEQDPKEQDLDERTLRKKLGSNFDPNFMAVVSPNLSNASSTQDSLTKMKNLGSLPIELKKMDLSEAPYGGRIKMGKKARRKFLQWLWAYTYCPVLYTWKDLGIRFWPRFIKEGQCFGEKSCSLPEGMYCRPHKSVNKVFLRWHCQGWSKPRFCTWIPFQYPILSECKCSC, from the coding sequence ATGAAGAGGATAAATCTGCCTCAAGCAGTTCTTCTTTGCTCCTGCCTGGTTTTAGTGCACCATCAGGGGTCCTGCCAACCATTTCTCAGGTTTCGACCTTCTCCAAGTGGAGACTTACCTGTCTTACCTGTTATCGAGCAGCCAGATCCAGAACAGGATCCAAAAGAGCAGGACTTGGATGAGAGGACATTGAGAAAGAAACTCGGCAGCAACTTTGACCCCAACTTTATGGCGGTGGTTTCGCCCAACCTTTCTAACGCATCTTCTACCCAGGACTCATTGACAAAAATGAAAAACCTTGGCTCGCTACCAATCGAGCTCAAGAAGATGGACCTCAGTGAAGCACCTTATGGTGGCAGGATCAAGATGGGCAAGAAAGCCAGGAGGAAGTTCTTGCAGTGGCTGTGGGCTTACACCTACTGCCCGGTACTGTATACCTGGAAGGACCTAGGGATCAGGTTTTGGCCAAGGTTCATCAAGGAAGGACAATGCTTTGGAGAGAAGTCCTGCTCTTTACCGGAGGGTATGTACTGCCGGCCCCATAAATCTGTCAACAAGGTTTTCTTAAGGTGGCATTGCCAGGGCTGGTCAAAGCCACGGTTCTGCACATGGATCCCTTTCCAGTATCCGATATTATCAGAGTGCAAGTGCTCCTGTTAa